In the genome of Polaromonas vacuolata, the window CGACAACCGTGACAAGCGCCACACGCTTTACGGACCGCGGACAACGCCATCGCACCCTTAAGAGTGCGGCGCTGTTCACACTTTTTTTATCTCTCTAGATACGCTGCCGCATGTCGCGCAGCATCGCCATCTTCCTTGAAAGGAAAACCATGTCGATTAAAGACCCCGAAGACGTCGTCGAAGCGATTCGCAAACGCGCCAGCGCGCTCGGCAGCAAAACAATAGGCACGGTTGCCGTTGGCGTGCTGCTTTTGTTTTTTGTCGTCACAAGCTGGTTCACTGTGCAACCCGAAGAAACCGGCATAGTGCAGCGCTTTGGCGCGGTCAACCGCACGGTTGGCCCGGGCCTACATTTCAAGTTTCCTAACGGGATTGAAAAAGTGCGCATGGTGCCAACAGCCCGCGTGCTGAAAGAAGAGTTTGGTTTTGTCACCACCTCTACTGGCGGTCCTCGCACCCAATATGCGGACAACAGCAACCCGTTCAAAGAAGTCTCATTAATGCTAAGTGGCGACCTTAACGTGATCGATGTGCAGTGGATTGTTCAGTACCGAATTGAAGACCCGACCAAATACTTATTTAACGTGCGCCAGTCGCGCCAGACCATACGCGACACCTCAGAAGCAGTCATGCGCAGAGTGGTCGGCAACCGTTTAGGCAGCGATGTCTTGACTGTAGGCCGAGTGGCTATTTCCTTGCAGGTGAAAGAAGAAATGCAAGAAATTCTCACGTCCTACGGCACTGGCGTGAGGCTGGTGACGGTAGAGCTGCAAGATGTGACGCCGCCAGACAGCGTCAAGCCGGCGTTCAACGAAGTGAACGAGGCGCGCCAAGACAAAGAGCGCACCATTAACCAAGCGCAAGAGCAAGCCAACCGTGAGATTCCCAAAGCACGCGGCGAGGCCGTCCAGACCGTCACCATCGCCGAAGGTTATGCCCTAGAGCGAGTCAACCGTGCAAAAGGCGAAGCGACGCGCTTTACCGCGATTCTGACCGACTACAAAAAGTCCCCAGAAGTCACCCGCCGCCGTCTTTACCTAGAAGCCATGGGCAGCATATTGCCAGACGCAAAAGCCGTCTACATCGTCGACAGTGAACAGCGTGCCATGTTGCCATTGCTCAGCATGGACGGCGGCCAGTTGACCGCACCCGCCAGCGGCTCAACAACCGGCATTAAAGGAGTAAAACCACAATGAAAAAATCCATCAACATCGGTTTTGGGGCCTTGATTCTCGCGGCCATCGTCGCCTTCTCAGGCACTTTCTACACTCTGGAAGAGGGCGAGCAAGCCATCATCGTTCAGTTCGGTCGGCCTATAGGGCAGCCCGTCACCGACGCTGGTCTGCATGTCAAAGTTCCGTTTATTCAAGACGTTCGCTTGTTCGAGAAACGCTTGTTAATCTGGGACGGCGCACCGAACCAAATCCCCACCAAGGGCAGAGAGTTCATTTGGATAGACACAACCGCGCGCTGGCGCATCGCTGATGCCACGACTTTTCTTGAAAGTGTCGCCACAGAAGCGGGCGCCCGTTCCCGTCTGGACGACATCATCGACTCGGTGGTGCGTGACCAAGTCTCGGGCAGCGAGTTAGTCGAGCTAGTACGCAGCGCCTCATGGAAAGCACCAGGCGACAAGGTAATGGAAGAAGTGCCAGCAGAAGTGCAGGCGCAGTTAAACCAAAAAATCTCGCGCGGCCGTGAAGAAATCACCCGCAACATTTTGACCGAAGCGCGCAAAATCATGCCCCAGTACGGCATAGAGTTGGTTGACGTGCGCATCAAGCGCCTTGACTACGTAGAAAGCGTACGCGAGCGGGTTTATTCGCGGATGATTTCGGAACGTAAGCGCATCGCCGCGCAGTTCCGCTCAGAAGGCGAAGGCCAAAGCGCCGAGATTCTCGGCACCATGGGCAAAGAGCTGAGCGAAATTCGCTCCAGTGCTTACCGCAAAGTTCAAGAGATCCGAGGCAAGGCCGACGCTGAAGCGACTCGCATTTATGGCGAAGCCTACAACGCCGATCCTGAGTTTTATGCATTCTCTCGTACCTTAGAAGCCTACAAAGAAGGCCAAAACGAGAACTCGGTGATGATCCTAACAACCGACAGTGATTACTACCGGTATTTGAAAAAGGCCGGTAAGTAAAAAGCAAAGCCATCAGTGCGCGCTGGGCTTGTACTACTAGCTACAAGGCGCGTACTAAGTAACTGATGAGCGAATACCAGCGCAGTGTCCGGCATCAGACGCTGCGCTGATAAGCGCTCATTACTCGCCTAGCCGCAGGGCGTAGATCGGTTTAGAGACAGATGCGCTCACTCGTATCACTTATGGCTAACGGTCTATGTCCTATTGTCCATCAAAACAACGCAGAGCAACACTGGAACAAGGTCATAAAAAGTCAAGAAAAGTGACAATTTAGACCACTAAAACATTTGAATACCTTGGCGCTTATGTTTGACGCTGCTGGCCACCCGGGCGGCACGGTCAACATTGCAAGCATCCACAGGTTTGACTAGACGATGTCAAAGACATGATTGAAGAGCCGCTATTAAAGCTTGTTGACTGATGAAATTCGCTGACAAAGATGTGCACTGACAGGTGACTGGTAGATTTGCACAAAAAACGCTCAAAGCGATACTTGAGCAAGTTGTATATCGCAGTATCAATCGATAAAATTAACATTCGGATCGAAGCTAGTTTTATTGCTAATGTGCGCATCAATGCCGTGCCATACTCGACGCTTTCGGTTGATTTCCCCGTCCGTCTTCTCTTGGATTTTTATATGCGTCACAAGTCAATCCTATTTGCCCTATTGGCTGTCGTACTGACCATAAACAATGTCAATGCACAGCAATACTTTCGCATTGGCACAGGCGGCACATCGGGCACTTACTACCCAATTGGTGTGCTGGTAGCGCAAGTCGTTTCACAGCCCAACAAAATCATAGCGTCAGCGCAGACTAGCAATGGCTCGCTTGGCAATGTAATAGGCATCGCCAGTGGCTCTATAGAGTCGGGGTTTGTACAAGCCGATGTGGCGAGCTGGGCGCAAAAGGGCACCGGTATCTTTGAAGGCCGACCCGCCTTGGGTGAGTTGCGGCTGATCGCCAATCTCTATCCCGAGAGCTTGCACATGGTGGTCAGACAAGACTCAGCGATTCAATCCGTCGCAGACCTCAAGGGCAAACGGATAGCGCTCGATGAAGTCGGCTCAGGCACATTAGTCAACGCGCGCCAAGTGCTGGCAGCTTATGGCTTAGAGGTAACGGATGTAAAAGCAGAATACATAAAGCCTAAGCAAGCAAGCGATAAACTCAAGGCGGGAACTCTGGACGCTTTTTTCTTCACCGGTGGAACGCCTGCAATGGCGATTTCCGAATTAGCCGATAGTGGTGTCGGCATCAGATTGCTGCCCATAGATGGCGCTGCGGCCGTGCGTTTGCGCGCCACCAGTAGTCCCTTCTTATTTAATGATGTGATACCGGCTAACACCTATAAAGGCGTAGGCGCAGTGCAAACACTGGCGGTTGGCGCGCAATGGGTCACCAACGAAAAAATCAGTGCCGACACTGTCTATCAGATCACCAAAGCTCTGTTTACGGAGTCATCCCAAAAGGTCTTGCGAAGCGGTCACCCTAAAGGGCTTTTCATCACCAAGGAAAATGCGGTCAAAGGGGTAGGTATTCCCTTTCACCCCGGTGCCATGCGCTTTTACAAAGAAATCGGAGTGCTGAAGTAGCATGAAACTACCGCAGCGTTACGTGCCAGCTTTGCTAGCCGTATTGACGGGTGTAGTGCTTTTCGCAGCGATTGGTTACAAGCTTGTACGTGAACGCAATGTTGCGATCGAGGTCGCACGCACACAGACTCAAAATCTAGTCGGAGTGCTTGAAGAGCATGCGCGCCAAACCCTTCACCGGGTTGGAAACCACTTAAGCCAAGCCAGCGAAACGCTAGAAGAACAGCGTGTGGCCAACATCACCGATAAAGCATTACTTCGCAATAAATTGATTGCGATTTTGCCAGCCGATAGATTGATTCGCGCATTCTTAGTACTCGATCAAAAAGGCAATGTGCAACTGTCAACGCTAGAGTTAGGCGAGCCAGCGCCAAAAAATCTAGCCGACCGCGACTACTTTTTCCCGCATATTGAGGGGTCTGATCGCGAGCTGGTGTTTGGTGCGTTAGAGAAAAATCCAGCGGATGGCAATTGGACGCTACCAGTCAGTCGCAGTCTGACCTCAGCCAATGGCAAGTTAAACGGGGTTCTTGTCGCATTGGTTGAACCGCGCTATTTCCAATCTTTTTACGACTCGATTGATAGCGGCGAGAAGGGCTTGCTGTCGTTATTCCTGACCTCGGGCTGGGCCGCAGTGACGACCCCGCACAACGCCGCCTTGCTCAATCGTAACTGGTTGAAATCACCCTTGTTTCGAGTTTATATGCCCAAGTGGCCAACCGGTACCGTGCATGAAGTTGAAACTATTGACGGTGTAGAGCGCATCTACAGCTACCGCGTGATGAATGATTATCCGGTGGTCTTGAGCTACGGCCTGTCAATGGATGCTGTACTGTCTGGATGGCGCAGAGTCGCTTGGATGGACGGCATTTTGCTACTCGTCGGACTGATGGCTTTGACAGGCGCGAGCCTGGTGCTCACGCGTCACGACAAACGTCGCCGCGCGACTGAAAAAATACTGGACGAAAGCCAAGAGCGCTACCGCGTCTTGATCGAATCGTCTCCAGTCGGCATCGCCGCTCATAAGGATGGTCGATTCGTTTATGTGAATCCGGCCTGTATCAAGATGTTGGGAGCAACCTGCGAAGCCGATTTATTGAAAAAACCAATACTAGACTTTGTACACCCCAGCTTCCACCGCGCCGTAGTAAAACAGATTAAAAAGCGTTTTATCGACAATGGCGGCGCAATCGACAAACTAGAAGTCAAACTTGTGTGCTTTGATGGCCGGGCAATTGACGTCGAAGTTGAGGGAACCTTGATTCCGTTTGAAGGCAGTAAAGCCTCGCAAATTAGCATAATCGACATCACCGATCGAAAACGCGCAGAAGAAAGTCTGCGCGTTGCGGCTATCGCATTTGAGGCGCAGGAAGGCATCATCGTGACCGATGCCGACAAGATCATCCTTCGCGTCAACAGTGCTTTTACTCGCATCACCGGCTACAGCGCGAATGAAGCGATAGGCAATACCTCACGCCTGTTTCGATCTTCCCGCCACACACCAGAATTCTTTGACAACTTATTGAAAGTTATCACTGACTCAGGCATTTGGCAGGGCGAGTTGTGGAATCAGCGTAAAAATGGTGAGGAATATCCGACCCGACTCTCGATTACTGTCGTGAAAGACATTCACGGACAACTCACCCATTACGTCGCCACCATGGTCGACATCACACAAGACCGGGCAGCGGCAGATGTGATTAAAAAACTAGCCTTCTATGATTCGCTGACAGAGCTGCCCAATCGCCGCCTGCTGATGGATCGCTTACAAGAGGCGGTAACCAGCAGCGCACGACATGACCGGTATGGCGCCCTGCTGTTTTTGGATCTGGATCATTTCAAGATACTCAACGACACGCAAGGGCACGACGCTGGCGACGCGCTACTGCAGCAGGTCGCACGGCGTCTGACTAGCGTGGTACGCGAGGACGACACCGTAGCCCGTTTAGGCGGGGACGAGTTTGTGGTTTTGCTTGAGAATTTAAGCGTGAACGCGCTGGACGCCGCCGAACAAACACAAGTCATCAGCAACAAAATATCACTCGCCTTGAGCCAGCCATACACATTGGACGAGCACCAACACCACAGTACGGCCAGCGTGGGCGCGGTGCAGTTCAAAGGTCAACAACAATCAGCGGCCAATTTACTCAAGCAAGCCGACATAGCCATGTATGCAGCCAAGACCGCCGGACGCAACACATACCGTTTGTTCGATCCAAAAATGCAGGCCTGTATTAGCGAGCGCGCCGCCCTAGACGCTGACTTGCGACTAGCGCTGAGCGAGCAGCAGTTGCGCTTGTATTTTCAAAAACAAGTCAGCCACGACGGACACACTGTGGGGGCCGAAGTGTTGCTGCGTTGGCAACATCCGCAGCGCGGTCTAGTACTGCCAGACCAATTCATTCCACTGGCAGAAGATTCTGGACAGATTGTGGCGATTGGTGCTTGGCTGCTATTAGAGGCCTGTCAGCAGTTAAAGCTCTGGCAGAGCGATCCACAGCACAGCACATTGACGCTGGCCGTGAACGTTAGCGCAGGTCAGTTCAGGCAGAGCGACTTTGTCGAGCAGGTAAAGCACGCGCTGCAGACCACAGGCGCACACGCAGACCATCTCAAACTCGAGCTAACCGAGAGCACTGCGCTCGACAACGTCGACGACACGATAAGCAAGATGAATGCACTCAAAACGCTAGGCGTGCGCTTTGCTATCGACGATTTCGGCACCGGTCAGTCTTCACTGTCTTATCTGACGCAACTGCCGCTAGATCAAATCAAAATTGACCAAAGCTTTGTGCGACACATAGGCAGGCGGCCGCAAGACACATTGATAGTCCAAACCATCATAGGCATGGCCCACAACCTCGGCATGGAAGTGATTGCCGAAGGCGTCGAGACTCAAGCGCAATGCGATTTCTTAGTCAAGCATGACTGCTTGCTGTTTCAAGGTTATCTGTTCGGCCGGCCAGTGCCGCTTGAGGATTTCAATCTTAATGCCGCAGACAAGTGAGTCAGACGTCATCGCCGTATATTGTTAAATCGCTCCCCTATCAAACAAATTTCGATCCTGAACTCAGCACTACAAATTTCGTGTTTGCAGATGCGTATTTTTCGTTTTTTCATTGAAACCTAGCTTCACAGAATTGGCGCGATTAGAGGCAAAAGTCGGAAAGACTCAGCGTCAAACTTCAGCCTGTCATGAAACCGCAGGGCTAAACAGATGTTTGCATTTCTCTAAAAGCAAGCGCCCGTTTTAAGCCCTAACCACAGACCTTAAAGCTTGATACTTTGCGCCCAAACGATTGCGGCGAAGTGCGCCTGATTGATGCGCTCGGCATCCATACCCATGGCTTTGGCCATCGTTGCGACATCGCCGTCCTCTGACTCACAGGCCACAGCCAAAGCCAGATACGGTCCATAGACACCGTCATAAGAGCGCAGGGCTTGGAGGACAGTATCAGGCAACACCACATGGCTAAAAATCTCATCCACTGGAATTTCCAGCAACTGGTCTAGCAGTGAAAAAATGCCCACGATAAACAGGCTGTCGACTTCACTTTTGGGCAACCTGCCTTGGCCTAGCAATTCAATAAATCGCCCACGAATAATCGCCGTCTGCAACATGGCGGGACAAAAACCAGATGTGCAAGTTGTGACGAGTAATAGTGAAAGCCAGCGAAACAGTGGCTTGTAGCCCAGCATAGTCACCGCTTGGCGTACAGACGCAATGTGACCGCCTAGACCAAATCTGGCCGAGTTCAAGTGACCCAGCAACCTCTCTGCAATACTGGCGTCTTGATTCAGTAATTTTTCTAAATGCTGAATGTCGGCATTGTCTTGAACTAGCTGCATCAATTGAAGAAGCAATATCGCCTGCCAGCTTAGCTTTTGGTCTGGGTTGAGCAGACGTGGTGTGGCGCATAAATTTTTGAAAAATCCGCTAACACCCACGCGCGCACGGGCATCAAATGCTTGCCAGCTTGGTAACTGATCCACTACCACAGTCAAAGCAATTTTTCTGTTTTTAGCTAACTGAGTCATAGCGAGTAAATCGGGATGTGCCGAATCAATTTTGAGATGAGTTATCAAGGACAACACCACTTCGTCGGTTTCTAAAAAAACCAAATCTGCATCACACAGCGCCAGCTTAAAACCTCGGCTGCGCAGCAATGTTGCCCGTGCTAAATGGTCTTCATCTACCAAGTCGGCGCAGTTAAGCATCAACACCGTATCAGCTGGCGGCAAGGCATTGAGCGCTGCAGCGCCAAACACAGCAGGACTTGCGTCCAAAAATAAAAAACCTAACTTAGCCGTGTCTATGTGTTGGGCAACAAAGTTCAGCAATTTTGGAGATTGCACGTCGCCCTCACTAAGGCTATGTTTTTGCCATGCCAGTTTGTAGCCCACAACGTTTTGCTTAGGGTCTAGCAGCGGCAACCGCACGAGATAATTATTTTCAATCATGGATGAGTCAAATCCTAATTTGAGAAAGACTTTTAAGTCTTCTATCCGCTAAAACCAACAACAGAAATTTTTGGTGTACGACAAGAAAAAAACTAATCAATTTTTTAAGTATAGATTCAATTTTGTTGCAGTTTTTCAATAAGCAGAGCGAGTAAAAACTCCTTAAAAAATGAGTAAGAATAAAAATAAAGATCTATTTAGAAACACTCTTTATTTCGATTTTTGTCGCATAAATAGTCATATGCATTTAGTTATCGGTGATGACTAAGCCAATTACCAGCACACAGATATTTTGAACACATCTATTAGATAGTACGTATAAATAGAAAAAATTTTAAGAATCTAATTTTGGTTACAAAAATATGAATCTGCCTAGGGAAAACGAGAAGTGTGTACACATCACATCGCCGTCTGTCAGGCCTAAAATAAAAAATCAAAGTCAAAAAATTCAACGCTGAAAAGAGAAATATGCGCCTTCCTATTTTGTTAAACCGTCTAACACTAGCACTTGGTTTATGCCTTGGTCTATCTATCAGTAACAGCACTTTTGCAGGTGCAGTTTTTTCCGATGCAGCAGGCAGTCAAGCAATCGGAAGAGATGTGAAGTTTACGGTTTACTTGCCTGACGGCTACAAAGAAAGCACCCAGCCTTATCCGGTGGTTTATTTGCTGCACGGTGCTGGCGGTGACGAGAATGAATGGCGTACCAAGGGCGGTGCAGTAGAAACACTAGACGGTCTTATTAAACGCGGTCTGATGCGTCCATCCGTCGTCGTGATGCCTACCGTTGGACCAGCGAGTTGGTGGGCTAACGGTGCAGCAGAAAAAAGCGAAAGTGCCATCATGGACGACTTACTTCCGTATGTGGAAAGCCGCTATAAAGTCACGCGTGATCGAAAGGGCCGCGCTATTGGCGGGCTTTCAATGGGCGGCTATGGCGCATTAAATATCGCACTGCGTCACCCAGAAAAGTTTTGTGCGGCAGCCATCATCAGCCCAGCGATTTATGATCCTTTGCCACCCGAGGCATCTGCGTCGCGCCGCACGCCGCAGTTCGTGCGCAACGGTCAGTTTGATCCCGACACTTGGCGGGCGTTGAATTATCCGGCGCAGTTACCCGCCTACACGGCACAAGCGCTGCGCGTACCGATGTGGATTGTTGCGGGTGATCACGATTACCTAGGCATTGCACAGATGTCCGCTAACTTGTTTGCGCGTATTCATCAGATTCAACCCAAGCAAGCTGAGCTGCGAATCGTGAATGGCGATCATGAATGGCTGGTGTTTCGCGATGCACTGCCAGAGGCGTTGCAATATGTTGACCAGTCCTGCTCGCGTAGCTAATGCCTTGTGAGTGACGGGTTGACTTTCCCAATCTGTCAGTGAGCGGTGCGGTCATGCGCGATAAAAAACCTGGACATAGGATATTGGCTAAATCGCAACCGGTCTTTCCCTTAACTTCAGCAGGAGTTGATCGTCATGCAGCGCAAGATTCTCATCGCTCGTTTCAATCATGAAACCAATACCTTCTCGCCGATTGAGACAACGCTTAAAGCCTTCAGTCCGAAGTGGAAACTAGACGCCTACAAAGATCAAAAAGGTGCACGTACCGCTATGGGTGCATTTTTGGATATTGCGGAGTCTGTCCTCAATGCATCACTCATCACGCCAGTCAGTGCGACCGCCAATCCCAGCGGCACTGTCGCGGCGCAGGCTTACGACACCATATGCACAGCCATACTTGAGGCCGTCGCGCAAGGATGCGATGCCATCATGCTGGATTTGCACGGTGCGATGGTGACTGAAAATGCCGCCGATGGTGAAGGCGTATTACTAGAAAAAATTAGGCAAATCGCGGCCAACGTGCCTATCTGTGTCGCGCTAGATCTGCATGGCAATGTGACGCAAAAAATGATGGATAACTGCGACATTATTGTCGGCTTTAAAACCTATCCACATATAGACATGTATGAAACGGGAATGCATGCGGGACTGCTACTTACTCGTTTGTTAGAACAAAAAATCAAGCCGGTAATGGCGTGGCGTCAACTACCGTTGTTGTCGCATACCTTGATGAGTAATACCTCAGAGTCGGCGATGCAACGCGCGGTTTTTGCAGCCAGCGCAGCACAAACTGAACCAGGTGTGTTGGCGGTCTCCATCATGGCGGGATTCTCCCTCGCTGACTTTGAAGACGCTGGCGTGTCGGTTGTGGTTGTCACTGATCAAAATGCTGATTTAGCCGATGCGGTCGCTGCCCGTATCTCAGAACAAATCTGGGCCGACCGCGAAGGATTTATTTATACCAGCGAGCCGCTTGCAATATCGTTGCAGCACGCACAAGCACTCGCATCAAGCGCAGCTACTGGCCCTGTGCTGTTGCTAGACCATAGTGACAATGTGATGTCGGGCGGCAGTTGCGACACCATGGATGTGCTCGAAGCTGCGCTGCAAGCAGGTTTGAGTGACATCGCAGTTGGACCAATTTGTGATCCCGCAGCGGTGGCAGAACTGGTTAATGCCGGCCTAGGCGCTACAGTCACGATTGCGCTGGGCAATAAGACTTTTTTAAAGTCGCAAAACTTGCGCAAAACACCCGTCGTATTAACCGGTGTTGTTCGCACTATCAGCGCCGGTGAATTTCGCGTGAGTGGGCCCATCTACACCGGCTCGACGGTGAAAATGGGGCGTACCGTGTTGTTTGATATTGGAGCGGCGCAAATCCTTGTAACCCAAGAACGGATTGAGCCCTATGACCTAGGTCTCTTTACCAGCGTCGGCATAGTGCCTGCAGAAAAAACCTATTTGCTGCTCAAGTCGCGTATGTATTGCCGACCCGTTTTCGAGCCAATTAGCAAAGGACTGATCGCCTGTGATTCTGATTCTGGTGGTCCGACTAGCTCTAACTATTCCTTGTTTCCATTTAAGAAAATTCGCCGACCGATTTATCCGCTGGATTTGTAATCGATTGGTTTTGAATTTTCTAAGTGACGTTTTAGCGGCCAAAACTTACCAAGGTTTTAGCGTACAAATTTAGTTCTCAGCGCTACACCCAACCACCACACACAGGGAAAACCTGACCGACAAAACAATTCGCGTTGTCACTACAAAGATAGGCGGCGAATTCAGCATCTTCGCTGGCGCCCACTAGTCGGCCCAGTGGTACTTCGCGCTTTATGCGCTCTTGAAATTTTGGATTGGCTTGTACTTCTGAAGGAAAGTAGGTGGGGTTGTCGACAAAGTTTTGGGCAATCGCATTGACCTGAATATTGTGGCTGGCCATTTCCACCCCAACCGCTTGAACGTAAGCCAGTTGCGCGCCACGCGCAGCACTGTAAGTCGACGCTCGCTTCATACCGCGCAGCGCTGAAGCGCTGCCCATCACCAAAATCTTGCCGCTGCGACGCGCAATCATCGCAGGTAACACCGCGCGACATAAGCGCGGCAGCGGGTTCACGAGTGCTGCAAATATGTCACTCCACTCATCATCAAGAACGTCAGTCACCGCAGTACTAGGCGCAGGCACCGCCAAATTCACAACCAATATATCGATCTGCCCCAGAGCAGCGATGAGGGACGCCGGTGCGTCTGGATGCAGTAATGAATCAGTACTTTCAAGCACTGTTGCGCCGTGCGCTGCAAACACTTGGCACAAAACTGGCCCCATGAACACATCAGCGTTGGTGATGAGCACTCGTTTTCCGATCAAGTTCATATTCGCCATAAGTTTTCTTTGTGATGATTTGTTTTGAAAACACCAGTCTATCGCTTGTCAAAAATCAAAATCAATTCAAGCAAAAAACAGTTATTACAAAAAATTCTCAAACCTGCGGTCGCCACTGCGACTTGTCTAGCGGATTTAAATGACGGGAACGATACGATGCAGAGTCCAATAGATTAGTAATTCGAGACCTCAGATTTCCAATCTCGCCATTGAATCTTCCCCGCAATACTTTGAAGGAACACAGATGAACTACCCGACAACCCAACTTTTTATTGATGGTCATTGGCAAGATGCAGCTAATGCCCGTACGCAAGCTGTTTTCAACCCAGCTGATGGCAAAGAAATTGGCCGCGTCGCGCATGCCTCCACGGCTGACTTAGATCGCGCACTGGCAGCTGCTGCCAAAGGGTTTGAGACTTGGCGCAACGTGCCGGCGTTTGAACGCTGCCAAATCATGCGCCGCGCAGCTGGCCTTTTGCGCGAACGCGCTGATGCAATTTCTTCATTGATGACCCAAGAACAAGGTAAGCCCTTGGTGGAGGCGAAGATGGAAGTCATAGCCGCAGCCGGCATCATGGAGTGGTTTGCTGAAGAAGGCCTGCGGGTTTATGGCCGGATCATGCCTTCGCGCAATCTCGCCGTGCGTCAAATGGTGTTGAAAGACCCGGTCGGGCCGGTTGCGGCTTTCACCCCATGGAATTTTCCTATTGCCCAAGTGGTGCGTAAACTGGGCGCTGCCTTGACGGCCGGTTGCTCCATCTTGGTCAAAGCTGCAGAAGAAACACCAGCCAGCCCAGCCGAACTGATTCGTGCGCTAGCCGATGCCGGCATTCCTGCGGGTGTGATTGGCTTGGTCTATGGCGACCCGGCCGAGATCTCAAACTATCTCATTGCCCATCCTGTGATCCGAAAAATCACCTTTACTGGCTCCACACCGGTTGGCAAACAATTGGCGGCGATGGCGGGTAAATATATGAAACGCAGCACCATGGAACTGGGCGGTCACGCGCCCGTGATCGTGGCAGAAGATGCGGATGTCGCGTTGGCGGTGAAGACTGTGGGTGCGTCTAAGTTTCGCAATGCTGGACAAGTTTGTATCTCGCCGACACGGTTTTTGGTGCATGAAAGTTTGGTCACCGAGTTTGCCAACGCACTGGTGTCACATGCACAGTCCCTAAAAGTGGGAGATGGTTTGACTGAAGGTACGCAGATGGGGCCATTGGCCAATCCGCGCCGGTTGTTGGCAATGGCTGACTTAACGCAAGACGCGCTCAGCAGCGGTGCGCGGCTCGCCACGGGCGGTGAACGCATAGGCGAGCAAGGCAATTTCTGGGCGCCAACGGTGCTCATAGATGTGCCGTTAAAAGCGCGGCTTTTTAATGAAGAACCTTTTGGACCGATTGCCGGTATTCACAGCTTCAAAACACTTGACGAAGCGATTAACGAAGCCAATCGCTTGCCATTCGGGCTTGCCGCCTATGCCTTTACCCAATCGCTAGCGACCTCGCATGCGCTGGCGCAGCGGGTAGAAGTCGGCATGCTGTGGATTAACCAAGCCGCTGCGGCTTGGCCTGAAATGCCGTTTGGTGGCGTGAAAGATTCTGGCTACGGCACTGAAGGCGGACCAGAGGCGATAGAGGCTTACCTCAACACACGCGCGGTTTCCATCATGAGTGTTTGAGGGTCGCCGTAAAACTTTGGGCTGGTGTCTGAATTTGCAGACTTAGACATTTGCAATGCCAGCAGGTCAGTCTTTCAAAAACCAGTTGGGGGTATCGCTTTAAGCCACACGCCACTCCCAAGCCTCGGCTTGGAAGACGGCGCGGCGATGGCCTTCACGGCTAAGCTCTAACCAATCAATAGACTGTACTTGTGCGGTGATGATGGCTAGGTTGTGCGAAGGCGAAGGAGACGACGCGAGCGCGGGCTCGGCATCATCAGCGGCACTCTGGAGTAAATCTCCCGGCGCGCGGGCCGACAAATAGTCGCCAGCGGCATGGGACTGACTCACCCGCGCCCAGACCGCATCAACCT includes:
- a CDS encoding EAL and HDOD domain-containing protein, yielding MIENNYLVRLPLLDPKQNVVGYKLAWQKHSLSEGDVQSPKLLNFVAQHIDTAKLGFLFLDASPAVFGAAALNALPPADTVLMLNCADLVDEDHLARATLLRSRGFKLALCDADLVFLETDEVVLSLITHLKIDSAHPDLLAMTQLAKNRKIALTVVVDQLPSWQAFDARARVGVSGFFKNLCATPRLLNPDQKLSWQAILLLQLMQLVQDNADIQHLEKLLNQDASIAERLLGHLNSARFGLGGHIASVRQAVTMLGYKPLFRWLSLLLVTTCTSGFCPAMLQTAIIRGRFIELLGQGRLPKSEVDSLFIVGIFSLLDQLLEIPVDEIFSHVVLPDTVLQALRSYDGVYGPYLALAVACESEDGDVATMAKAMGMDAERINQAHFAAIVWAQSIKL
- a CDS encoding alpha/beta hydrolase — its product is MRLPILLNRLTLALGLCLGLSISNSTFAGAVFSDAAGSQAIGRDVKFTVYLPDGYKESTQPYPVVYLLHGAGGDENEWRTKGGAVETLDGLIKRGLMRPSVVVMPTVGPASWWANGAAEKSESAIMDDLLPYVESRYKVTRDRKGRAIGGLSMGGYGALNIALRHPEKFCAAAIISPAIYDPLPPEASASRRTPQFVRNGQFDPDTWRALNYPAQLPAYTAQALRVPMWIVAGDHDYLGIAQMSANLFARIHQIQPKQAELRIVNGDHEWLVFRDALPEALQYVDQSCSRS
- a CDS encoding M81 family metallopeptidase codes for the protein MQRKILIARFNHETNTFSPIETTLKAFSPKWKLDAYKDQKGARTAMGAFLDIAESVLNASLITPVSATANPSGTVAAQAYDTICTAILEAVAQGCDAIMLDLHGAMVTENAADGEGVLLEKIRQIAANVPICVALDLHGNVTQKMMDNCDIIVGFKTYPHIDMYETGMHAGLLLTRLLEQKIKPVMAWRQLPLLSHTLMSNTSESAMQRAVFAASAAQTEPGVLAVSIMAGFSLADFEDAGVSVVVVTDQNADLADAVAARISEQIWADREGFIYTSEPLAISLQHAQALASSAATGPVLLLDHSDNVMSGGSCDTMDVLEAALQAGLSDIAVGPICDPAAVAELVNAGLGATVTIALGNKTFLKSQNLRKTPVVLTGVVRTISAGEFRVSGPIYTGSTVKMGRTVLFDIGAAQILVTQERIEPYDLGLFTSVGIVPAEKTYLLLKSRMYCRPVFEPISKGLIACDSDSGGPTSSNYSLFPFKKIRRPIYPLDL
- a CDS encoding SDR family oxidoreductase, whose translation is MNLIGKRVLITNADVFMGPVLCQVFAAHGATVLESTDSLLHPDAPASLIAALGQIDILVVNLAVPAPSTAVTDVLDDEWSDIFAALVNPLPRLCRAVLPAMIARRSGKILVMGSASALRGMKRASTYSAARGAQLAYVQAVGVEMASHNIQVNAIAQNFVDNPTYFPSEVQANPKFQERIKREVPLGRLVGASEDAEFAAYLCSDNANCFVGQVFPVCGGWV
- a CDS encoding NAD-dependent succinate-semialdehyde dehydrogenase, whose translation is MNYPTTQLFIDGHWQDAANARTQAVFNPADGKEIGRVAHASTADLDRALAAAAKGFETWRNVPAFERCQIMRRAAGLLRERADAISSLMTQEQGKPLVEAKMEVIAAAGIMEWFAEEGLRVYGRIMPSRNLAVRQMVLKDPVGPVAAFTPWNFPIAQVVRKLGAALTAGCSILVKAAEETPASPAELIRALADAGIPAGVIGLVYGDPAEISNYLIAHPVIRKITFTGSTPVGKQLAAMAGKYMKRSTMELGGHAPVIVAEDADVALAVKTVGASKFRNAGQVCISPTRFLVHESLVTEFANALVSHAQSLKVGDGLTEGTQMGPLANPRRLLAMADLTQDALSSGARLATGGERIGEQGNFWAPTVLIDVPLKARLFNEEPFGPIAGIHSFKTLDEAINEANRLPFGLAAYAFTQSLATSHALAQRVEVGMLWINQAAAAWPEMPFGGVKDSGYGTEGGPEAIEAYLNTRAVSIMSV